The genomic stretch GGCAATGACGTCCTCTTTGCAATCGATTCAAACCCAGGACGTGGTGGAGGAGGCagcttctttgataaagaaaaaCCAAGAGCAGTTGTTGTAGATGGCGGCGGAGCTCGAGTCTCAAGGAGAAAAGGATGATGCACTAACATTTCAGCCGTCCATCTCTCTGTTGGGTCCCATGCAAAACACCTCCGCAAGAAATCCTTCCCAATCTCGGACATGGTTTCAGGTATGCTGGGCGACTCTGTAGCAATTTGAATCAACAAACCATCCATGCCGCCTGTTGAGTCCCATGCCGGCTTTCCGCTAATCATCTCAACCACCACGCAACCCAAAGACCATATATCCAAACAACCTTTGATTTCACCGACTAGAAAAGATTCTGGAGACATATAAAGTGGTGTTCCTCGGAAATCATACCTTTTTGTCATGAGCTCATTCAAATCTCCAGGATTCTTGGATAACCCAAAGTCGGTGATCTTCACACTTTTGCTTGGACCATCtagagaagagaaaacaagaatgTTCTCTGGCTTAAGATCACAATGAACGTAACCCTTTTCATGGATGCAACGGAGGCCTCTGAGAATCATTCTAGTGTTTATGCAAATTATGCAAATTCAAATTACTTGAGTGACAAGGCCACAACAAACACATAATTCGTGTACAATCTGTGCACTTCAATTTCATTTTTGCAGGCAAGaatggagaagaaaaggaatTTCTCAATCCAATGAATATACATCCGTTATTATGAGCTATTTTGACCTCAAAAGCTTGCTTCCACTTTTTACTACATGTCTAATTTGCAAGCCATAATTGCAATGCGAACCCATTCAAACCACTGCCCTCAAtgcaaattttctttatttgttttctccttctccttttctCACAAAGCTAAAACTTTTACATGAGTTGTGAGTGTTGTGACAAATACAAatccaagatcaccaaagaagtagaaagtgcagaataaaaaaaataacacaactataCAAGACACAAAAATTTAAACGCTTCTGCTCAACAAGCCTATATTCACTGGCGGAAACAATCCAAGAGAAATTCACTAATAAAAGAGTAGATACAAAAAGTAGTATAAACAAaacactcaaacccaaaagtcCCAATACATCCAAATCTCACTCataacaaaagagaattaaatacaaaagagaaagctTCTCTATAATTCTCTAAGCTTTAAATAAGTACTCAAAAGTAAGATCAATGAACAAACAAAATGGTGTATCTCCCACACAAAGGGCTGGTTGCCTTCTCTGCAACCCAAAGCCTCTCACTCTACATTTCTCACAAAATGGAACTACTTCCATGTCTCCTCCATACAAAAGGGCGCATTGCCTTTCCTAAAACCCCAAGTCTCTCTCATGGCAACATGTCTCCGGTGGTGTTTGAcaaatgggttggcctagacacGGTAGTTAATGtagattgatatgaaaaaaagtaagaatgtttggtataaaaaaaatgaaaaagtggtatggaaaagtgaaaaagttttgttttgtagtgattttttttatttgaataataataaaaaatgaataattcgatataaaaagtgaaaaagttagaatattttgatgttgatttttttgagaaatggtgatgaacagtgtttggACCAACCCCATCCCCTTTACCAAATAAAGCCTCCATGTCTCCTCCATACAAAAGGGCGTTGCCTTTCCTGAAACCCCAAGTCTCTCGACGGCAACATCTCTCACAAAATGGAGCTTCTCCCCATTACCAAAAAAGAGCATCTTTGGTGTTGCTGTTGCACAAAAGGGAACTTTTGTGCCACCATCTGATCAGAAGGCCAGGTGACACCTCAACCCATTATATTGAACTTACACTTAAATAAAAGGCACAACCACACTTGATTCAtaccaaataataaacaaaaacaatttttaaaataaaaacgaaattaGGAAGGGTGGGGTGGCTGGCCGCCAAGAATCTATCAACCaccataaaataaacaaaagaaacaaagaaaaaaccagCAAACAGCCAGAAAAGCTTACCACGGTAGTTGACGAGGGTCGGCATGAGCAAAGACTATTAATCCACAAGAATTATCCAAATCCAGACCGCGTCTTCGTGGAAAACCCACAACTCAAACCAAAAAGAAGATTAACTAGTATCGCAACAACAAGGCTCAAGAGCATTTGAAACCCCAACCAGTAGGgcaaaaaggagaaagaagaagaccgAATGAAAGTTTTGGGACTCAACGGATGTGCATGTATTTGTGTCTGCAATGGCAAAACGTTTTATACATATGGAAAAGCGAGTTATGGGGTGGCTGGCATCGGTTGGGGGTGGCGGCCACTGGCCAGCCACTCAATGGTGGCTGATTTCTTATTGCaaagtacttttttaaaaacaattaattaaacctAATATGCTCAGGTGATTTATTACTATGTTCCATATTGAGGGAGCATCCCTCATTAGTGGTCACAAAAGGATGATTTTGTGCGACCTCCACATATAAATTATTCTCTTACCAAAATGATTCAGTGGCTTTTAAATGACTATTTTTACAAGAAGagtgttaggcttacaaacaaattttacagaaaaaaatttgtaagcTGATATGGCAcacatgattaaattttttaaaatttgaacttatcttatgtccaattatattgtgccacaataatttataattttttttttataaaatttatttataagcctaacatttttctttctacaAAGCTTATAGAGGAAGCTAACAAGCATTTTTGTGAAAGCTTCATCATCCGTGTGAGAGAGAAACACAACTCATCAAGTATGTGATGCCATAATGGCTTGATGTGAAGGAGACTAAACATCCACCGTGACTTGTGAAATCAAGTCATTACCCAACAGTAGTGAAGTGAGgatcccttttgttttttttttggtttttttttttttcaaatttacaaaAGGAGGGTTTTGGCAGGTGagtataataattaaaagggtTAAATGAAACCAtatgtttttaatgtttatcAAAGAAGTAAGTCCTaagattaataattaaaagggttaaatcaaaacatatatttGCCTTTCATGTTTAACGAAGAAGTATTGATtgggttttttcaaaacttgtCATAAGATTAATAATgctactttttttatatatttataatatttattttatatcggTTGACGTATCATGTTTGAaatgattgtttttttctttttcttttttaaagtgatTAGCATAAAAAGTTACTTAATATATGTCATGTCAATCGTTATAAAATAAATACGATTAATAAGTGTAAAGattgcattattttaatattaatggGTCTATCTTTCATCTAGTCCGTGTGGCACCTCTACAAAACAAAAGTCATGTAAAACCTATCAAAAGCTTCCACATGTACATATTTGCCATGTCagtatattctcttttttttttctttttttttttttggtgacaaATCTGAACAAAATGGGGAGAtgagattcaaactaataacatTTGTTTCATGAG from Corylus avellana chromosome ca1, CavTom2PMs-1.0 encodes the following:
- the LOC132174330 gene encoding mitogen-activated protein kinase kinase kinase 20-like, which produces MPTLVNYRDGPSKSVKITDFGLSKNPGDLNELMTKRYDFRGTPLYMSPESFLVGEIKGCLDIWSLGCVVVEMISGKPAWDSTGGMDGLLIQIATESPSIPETMSEIGKDFLRRCFAWDPTERWTAEMLVHHPFLLETRAPPPSTTTALGFSLSKKLPPPPRPGFESIAKRTSLPKILPPPLPGFESISRRPVFQKNLPPPPPGFSSKRILA